ttactaggcgttgataagtagctcctgcattttttagcccgaagggcattacgttataacaatatgttccatatcgggtcacaaatgaagtcttttcccgaTTGTCCGaattcatctgaatttgattatatctggaataggcgtcgagaaaggtgagaatctcgtggccggccatagCATCGATCATaagatcgatgttgggcagtgggaaggaatctttggggaatgctttgttcaaatccttatagtccacacacattctaagtttgttttcttttttaggtacaacaaccacattggctaaccattcggggtatgtTACTtctcgaatggaccctatcttgagcagtttggttacctcgtcgactggggccttcttttttgcttcgcCGGTCTGAACATAGGGTTCAAGCTTAGCTGGTGCGCCGTTAtatccggcgggatccctgttatatctagatgggaccaggcaaaacaatcgatgttattgataagaaattgaatgagtttcttcctgagttcggggctcaaacccGTTCCCAAGTGTACCTTTTGTTCGGGCCGTTGTTCGATTAGTACGATctgctccagttcctcaattattgatttggtggcatcgaaatcatcggggggtacgaaggatcgagggatccatcgatcatcatcatcttcttcaacgtTTTTCTTACCTGGTCGGGTcaaagccgatgtctgtgattgctatttggcgctCAGCTTTGAAGATGATCCTTTCATTGGTGAAGgtgaggatattgattttgcttcttcgacggagaacatttcctttgcggccggttgttccccgtacactattttgataccttccgatgttgggaatttgaggacctggtgtagggttgAGGGTacggctctcatgttgtggatcaaCGGCCTTCCGAAGAGGgtgttatatctcatatcaccttaGATTACGTGAAACTTTGTTTGCTGGATAGTTCCGGCTACATTTATCGGTAGGGTGATCTCgcctttagtggtttcacatgccatattaaaTCCGTTTTAGAACTagagttgcgggtacgacctgATCCTGCAGGCTGAGCTGTTctatgaccctcgatctgatgatattggccgagctacctggatcaatcaacacacgcttaatcttagttttattcatgagtacggatattaccagcgcgtcgttatggggttggatgattccctctgcatcttcatcactGAAGGATAAAGTCCCTACGGGTGCATGATCTTGGGTTCGAGATCGCTTCACAATTGACGTTTTAGCGTGTTTAAGCATCGGTCCCTGGGGGGCATCGACGTCGCCGAcgatcatgtgaatgatgtgtTGCGGTTCTTCTGGCTCGTTTCGCTTACCGAATTCCTTGTctctaaaatggttcttcgccctatcgctcAGAAATttccgaaggtgccctttattaaATAAGCGGGCCACTTcttctcttagttgcctgcaatcttccgttttgtgaccatgggtgccatgatattcgcacatttgattgggattcctttgggcagtatcggtttgcatgggtcgaggccatctggtgtctttgatgcgcccgatggccgatacgatggcggatgtaCCAATGTTGAAATTATACTCCGATAGCCAAGGGATTTCTATAGGATCCGTATATTTATCGAAGtcgctcttgctcataagtccccgagaacttTGCCCCCGATCAATCCTTCGGTTGTTCCAAACCGTGTCACATGCTAAACTGTTATTCATCCGATCTGTGCCGTACGGTTGGTAtcgatctctgttcgacctttgctCTTTGTTGGCTTCCCTTTGATTTTTAGTGGTTTTGTGGTTCTGTCGTGCGGGCCCATATGGAACTCCCAATTGATCGTCTTCGAccttgatttttgattggtaccggttgtgtacatctgcccacgTTATTGCagggtactcgatcaaattttgtttcagccgacgtgACGCTGTCGAGCTTAGCCCgttcagtccttgggtgaaagcttgtacggcccaatcgtctgtgaccggtggcaagtccatacgctctatttgaaatcgggatacgaattccctcagcatctcgttacccctttgctttactttgaagaggtccgattttcttgttgcaacctttatggcaccagcatgtgcttttacgaacaaGTCCGCCAACATGGCGAAAGAATCAATGGAATTCGgcggtaagttgtgataccagatcatcgctccttttgcgagggtctctccgaacttcttcaacaacacggattcgatttcatcatcctccaaatcGTTGTCTTTAAtggcgcatgtgtaggaggtgaCTTGTTCGTTAGGATCgatcgtaccgttatatttgggaatttcgggcatacgaaattttttagggattggttttggggccgcgctcgagggaaaaggcttttgtataaATTTTTTCGAATCGAGCCCTTTCATCATTGGCGGAGCCCccggaatttgatcgaccctagcgttatatgtttccatttttttgtcgttggcttcaacTCGCTtcgtgagttcctcgagcaatttcaGGAGCGGTCCCCGATTCCcgctcgtttgatttcactacgGCGGGTTCCGTTCTGGGTGTGACTTCCCGAAGAAGCGGATTGGAGTTCGACCCGCTTTGCTTATGGGTTCGGCTctacaactgagctattgctgcttGTTGGGCCtgcaatatttcgaaaatcatatgCAAGCTGACCCCGATTTCCCCCGTGCTGTAGGTGTCTCGGGCTATAGATCGAGCACCGCCCTGAACGCTCCTCTCTGGTTCAGAACGCTAATTCGCTTCTAGAGCTATTTGCGAATTGATATCCagtggtacttcggctcgaattttgggttcttcgattcgagcctcgttaCCGTTGTTAGGTAGCCTTCCGCCTCCGGgtaccaagttgttggtttcatcttgaaggctgGCTTCGAGGTCGATAGGTAGAGCCATTGCTGATTCGAAGTTGTAAGCTGGAGCGTACTGTAGATTTATATCAGTCAATCATCGTTACCCTTggccccacggtaggcgccaaactgtttatccgaaaaaccagataacgttaaatttaaatatggttctaagggtatgcaaaTTTCTTTGATATAAATGACAATACAGGTATTTTGCTGTGTAAATGGAAAATGATGGAAgggaagactgaaaaatattagaAGAACAAGTATAATGAAATCTTGAGCCCCCTTCCTATTGAGTCTATCTctccttttatagtagagggtcactactttattagtaacaacataaaataatacatatagtggagaacccatgatggtttgtctctccCTCGATTCtcaccaagattctctcccttggtgcggttgtaacggctcttgccTTGCGAGCTCGGCACTGACTCGAGCTTGGTGCTAGATCGAATCCCCGGTATTAATTCGAGCTCGGTTCTGCCTTAGAGGATCGATATTCGGGGCCCGCATCGGTCGTTGTTACCCCGTAGTCCGATCCCGATGCGGGTTCGCTAATGACATCGAGTTTTGCGGTTGATTGGTCTCAAGGCTCGAAGCTCGACGTCTCTACTTCAGAATTCATCCGAGCTCACCATGCggatacccttcgattgaaacgttattgtctcgaccggtctttatgactgagaatcggttttgaccgtacacaaaCATACCCAgtgaaatctcacaagtagaGTTTGAGGAGGGtaatgtatacgcagaccttagcCTACCTTAGGaaagtagagaggttatttctgaTAGAAGCTCGACTCAATTTAGTATTAAAAAAAATGCATTTCCATTAGTAACGTCAAATTTGCCTAAGTACTATCTGAATTTGAGCAACTTTGTCCTCCGTTGGACTTTTGGTCTAACATTATCCCACCTtataaaagttttatttttgcCTTTGATTCTTATGGAGTCCAAGCACTGATAATTTTAAACTATAGTCAAAAGTTGAGGGGTGAATTCATTCCCTTTTTTCACAAAGCACCCATTTCACATTTCACCATGACAAATACAAGACGATTTGCTAATGACATGGATATAAATTGACCAAAATTTTAAAGGATAGCAAAATTAAACAATTTGGAATAGTACTAAGGGAAAATTTGGATCTTTTCATTTTAATAAAATCAAGTATTCACAGTAACATAAGAGTAGGTACTTACCTCTTTAAATCTGACAATATTGGGATGCTTTAATGATCTATGATTTATAATTTCCCTCTGCCCATTCTTATCAATctgaaacaaaaaaaagaatctGTATCTGTTTAAAAGGCTaacataataattttaaaaaaaaaacataacaaaCTCTCGTTATACAGTAAATAATAAGGGGAGATAAAGCTTAGGTATTTTTCCACTTGCAAAGTCAAGTGTTATCAAAATCCTCTTCTCCCATTATAATACCTCAGATTGTAAATATGTAATAACCAAACTTAATACAACCTACATTTGGTCATTTGAAAGAACAAATAACACAAATTTCAATCTTAACCAGTACAATAGAAAGATCAATCAAGTTAGAGTCCGCTGGATTTAGCTGGTTGAAAGTAGTTGATAAATATCAAGTGCTCGAAAACGTTTTTACATGCGGAAAAAAAAGTTCAGCCTGGTGCATAAAGCATCTCGTGTTCACGCAGGGTCAGGGGAAGGGTCGTGCATAAAGCATTCCGTATTCACGCAGGGTCCGGAGAAGGGCCGCATCCCTAAGGCTGTGATATAGAcagtctaccctaatgcaagcattagtacACCTTTGCATGCGAAAACTGATGTTATAAATATGCACTTACGATGTGTCGATAAAAGTGTTGAaacaaataataacataacaaAGTTAGTACATTCCCAAACAAGTGAAAAATCATTGAAGAGCAAAATACTTGATAAGGAAAATTACCTTATTTCCTCTTTCAATGTATTTGACAGCAACAAGCTCCTTTGTTTTCTTGTCCTTGACAAGTCTAGCCACCCCAAAATGCCCAGAACCAAGTTTTTTTAATGGCTCATATCTCTCCTCCATTTTTCAACTCAACTCAAAATCAACAAATAAACAATTTTTGAAATCTTGAAATGTAAAAACACTCACAAATTGTAAAATCTTGAACTTGAAAAGCCACTCACAAGAAGATCTTTTTTTTATATCAAAGCAACTAGACTTCTTGACCAATCCTAGTTAATGAAATTACTCAACTCTCACTACTAATTATATATACTGGGAAGAGTTACACCAATTTTTTAATAAACATTTCGTTAGACCACTACTCTCTTTAATCCAGAACGAcgacattttctttaaaaataaactattttcaaaatgttttctaaggacatatatatatatatatatatatatatatatatatatatatatatatatatatatatatatatatatatatatatatatatatatatatatatatattcaaactagctcatctaaattgaaaccgGAGAGAGTATATTGTTTATCTTAGAGATTTACGTAATTGTTTTACAAGTAACTTGATTATATAAATAACTTTTACATCGTTAGTACATGAAACTTCAAATCGTTTGGAATCTTAAACAATACTGAAAACTAAAAAGGTTATCCGACAACCATTTATTACAATCTTAAACTAGACAAACAATACAGAATCTTTTCAAGAAAATGTCTTCATAATTTGAATGAACTTTGAAGTTTGAAGCCAACCCCTTAATAATTAGTATTATAAGTGTCCTTTAATATTATATATACAAATGTTCATGTATTCTCAAGGGCATAAAAAGATATTTacacaattaaattatttttaaggataaTCAATAGTAATTAGTTTATTCCAATTCGCGCCGGAAAGTTCCATGTATAAAGATAAAAGAACACACTAACAAAGGACCCAAGACATGAACCCAAATTTACGATGAAGTACTTTTTAGTTGTTACTTGTTACTACTGTTCTAGCTTTGTAAAGAATATTATCCACTCTTGGGTCGCTACTAAACTAAGTTTACCGACCAATTGCTGGTGTTTTAAtccgcgccagaaactatttatatttagtagtcggaaaaaaatgtataaaatttatataatttttatatataatatacagaatgtatatataaaaaaaatttacattttttggatattattttgagagcggctacACGATATCATTTCCATATTGTTGTCACTTTTTTTGTGAAACTTTCAAAAGTgttcttttccttcctttttttggtTTAAAACAGAATAGTGATCCGAATGGGAGAAACTTAACAACTGTTGAATAATGTGGATTGCCTAATTTAAAACATTAAATGGCTAAACATTAGGCACATTTTAGTTATGTACAATAACAAAATAGAGTTTACACCATAAGATTGACCAGACGCCTATTATCACTTTGTACACTACCAGAAATAGCTGCAGTTCAACAGTGACGATTACAAGAGTAAAACCAAACAAACATCACTGCCTATTCACTAAAGGGATACAACCacctaaggggtcgtttggttgggaaacaaGTTATCCCATGATTAGTTATCTCGGGATTAGTTATCTCACCCTCCCACGAGGATTAAAAAAACAGTACAATCCCGAGATAACTAATCCGGGGATTAGTTTAGTCATACCACGATTTGTCCCAACCAAACGtgagataaactcatctcaaattcaatcccgagattaattatcccttatctcGCATACCAAACGAGCCCTGAGAGAATACAAAGAGATCCAAACTGGAACCGGGAATAACAATATACAAAGCATGCCAAGAAGCGTTGGTACAATTATGAGATGTTTTTAACTGAAGGAGGCCATGACAATCTCCTGTGGCTCATACCATCACCTTTTGCAATTTCGCAACCTTCTTGCGGGGCTCACTTTCTTGCCTTCTCAAGCTTTCGACTGCTAAATCATCAAAGCTCGATTCAGTTCTCAATGTGGGAGGAGTCACGCAATCAGAATCTCCAACATTTGTTTGAGAAGGATAGTTGCTCGTTATTGTAGCCGGAGAAGAAGAATGACTCAACTCTCAAAGCTTGCAGCGATGCAAATGACTCCCTCATTGCGGACATGGCTTCAAAGAATATGGTGCAAGAAGCCACTAGACCAAAGCCTTAGCCACACATCACATATTGCGCTCCTACCACTAGACCAAAGCCTTAGCCACTAGACCAAAGCCTTAGGTAGAAGTTCTCTAACATTCTTCATGCAACAGACCCAAGCATTCCGCAGAGTAACAAGGAACAATTTTTGCAACCTATATGCACTTTGAGGGTTCAATTCCCAGTTATGCGATAAACCAGAACGCAGTACTGCACTAGTGATCTTATAGTTCCTTTAGTGGTTACAACTTCTTGGACACTTATCTGAGCACACATACAAACATGTGTTGCTTCTATATAGATTCATACACCACACTTTGGTTTCTTCTATCAATTTTCTGTGCCTATTTGACAGTTATTGCCCCTGCTAACTACACcactctttgttttcttctttccttCCTATTGGGTTTCAGAATTTCTTTCCATCAATAAGTATGTAGAACTACATTGACATGCCCTACCACAAAACGAAAATTAACATTCTTTTTGCATCAAACAAATGGGGAATTAAGAAATGAGTATCATCAAACACCTGAAAACAGTCACCAGAACAGATATATGCTAACGTGAtgattctatttatttttttttgataaccgtGGTGTCTGGGCCAGCTTgcacgcacctcgactaattccacgggttacctgccacctcccaccagcaacaAGTACCAGGTAACTTTGTCCACCAAGGTTTGGAcaaatgggaagaaatcacctagtgatTTTGCCTCTTTTGGGATTTAAACCTGAGACCTCGTGGTtctcacccacttcattgaccactaggctaCACCCTTGGGTGCGATGATGCTATTTACCCTTACTGATTCAGGAATCCTCACATACTAAACAAAATAATAGCTTCCAGACAAACATAGTATTTTTGGTACAACATTACGAATAATACTGCAATACTCAAACCACCATGAGAAATAAGATTTTTGTTTTACAACATATGAAGATAAAGATAATAGAAGAATTGGAAACAATAAGTGCATACCCCCCAATCTGTTGGTGGTTCTTTAAAATTCTGACTCCATTGAAAATCTGCTACAGAGGCCGTTAAAGCACCATAATCACTAGCAGCCCTCATCAGCAATTCCGAAAATTGTCTCTGCACTATTCAATAACGTTAGGCGTCTATCTATTGGCTCATCACATGGATGAATGGTTAAATGAACAGTTGAAAAAAGCTAAAGATTGATAGAGCCATCTGAGTTTCTTGCTCTGGCAAGTAACTAACCTGATATTCAGCTTCCACAGGAATGCAATCCAATGAATATGGTTGTTGAAGGCGAGCTATTATGCGGTCCTAAAAATGCACAGAAGATATTTAAGCAAATGCAGCAGCAAAATGAAGCAATTAAGGAGAGAAGTGACAATGACAAAATAATTAGATAAGAGGATACTATTAATTCTGCAATTGGACGAAATTTGCTTCACTACACTTCAAATAAAGTTATCAATGCTCTTTGCTAGAAGCAACTGCAAGCTAATGCAAGCATTCTTAAACACTTGACACAAGTAGGATTGATGCCTCCCCACTATAGGAGGGAATTTGGTTTAGTTTCAAACTGGTGGACGGAGGAGATCATAATGAAATATTTGAACATCACCAAAtgtaaaacaaagaagaaaacagAAGTTAAAACTTAGATTAGGTCAATTACCTTATTCTGAATAACGTCTTTCAAAATAATAGTAATCCGTTGCAATGTTTCAATCTTCTTTTCCATTTCACTGACGTGTGTCAGATGAGCAACATTTTTGTCCTCCTAAAGTTGTAGCACAGTACTGTGTTAGTTCATGATATCATCTAAAAGAGTTAAGTTTTCAGGTTACCAAAGTGATGAAAATCAAATATCATAATTGTTAGTCCTTTTAACTTAATTTATAATGTCCTATCACTCTAGGAGTCCACAAGGAAGCGAAAAGAAGTGTAAAACAAACAGAAAATACAGTTTGAGTTAAACTTATAGGTAAGGAAGCTGCAAAACCTCTCTGCGCCCAGTCCTAAGATTCAAAGTCAAGATGTTTTCTAgtgttaaaattttagttttttcttaAATGTAGTAGTATTATATTTTTAGTGCAAGATGTCATCATCCGGAAGACTAAGTTATTGTGCATTTAAGGTAGACATAGACAAGTTATACTACTGAACTTATGTTTTCCCAAGATGAAACAAGGATAAATATTAAAGGTCCAAGCTCATCAGAAAACTCATTGCATTGCTGATCACCCATCTTGATCAAATTACTAAACTATTAAATTGAGCTGCCAACCCAATGTGTGCTAGTCCCTAACTATAGCACTCAAGCTCTTTATGCATTTGAATACTCGGATGACTAAATAGTAAATAGAGAACAACATCTAACTGGTATTAATTAGTACAAAAACAAATAATTGTATAAGGAAGGCTATATAAACTTTTGTTAACATTGTTCAAAGGAAAGAATGTtcattcaattttatttttttatggttAAGTTATTTTGATAGAACGATTTCAAACTCAGATTGGCCGGAAACATCATGTGCTGAACTCAATTACAAATTTAAAAACTAATTTAGGGAAGTTCTCGAATTATTTTGAACGATTTCGAACCCATCCCCTGCTGAAATGGATAGGACATCTATATACTATGGTCAAGTGAAAAGTTAAGTGATATAAAATCATACTGTCAAGAAGCGTATTCACTAGATTCAAAGCACCATTTCGTGTTGGATAATTCTGAGGAACATGTAAAACCTTACAAAAATAGATGAATTTCAGTAGAATCTCAACAAACGTCACCTTTCGACCTTGTAGTTCCACTTGTAAATCTGCAATTTTCCTTTGAACAGCAGTTAGTTCCTTCAAGACCCTTATCAAATCATCACCCTTTTAAATTTTGGATCTCCTCCTATACAAGGGGAACATTGTTTAGTTCCGATAAATATAAGTACAAATAAAGCTCAAATAACCATCTTAAGAAAGCAAacactactactactacaacaacaacaactacgaCTAGGTCTTAGAGTTAGGGTCAGTTATATGAATTCTTACGAATGTTACTCCATTTAAACTCATCTCATGCCAATATTATGCAGCTACAAATAAATCGTAGTAAAAGTTCTCAATATATTTTAAACGTAGAAATCTCTAAAGGCTAAACCGCTCCTAGAAAGCATAGGACCTATATTACAAGTGCTAATTTGTCTAAAACATATTCTCAACTAAGAAACCAAAAACATAGggatgaaagaaaagagaagcaaGGCCCAcggagaaaacaaaagaaaacaaacaaagagttaagaaaaggaaaagaaacctGCAATGGGGAAGGGCTCAACCAATCATGAAAGCATAGATAAACTGTGATATTAAAATCCTCCTAAATTAAATTCAAGTATAAAACAAATTCAGAGTTCCAGCGTGAAATATCCACTCCTCTTTTTTACAAAGGTGTCGCGGCTATCTTGTCGGCACCTCAACTATTCCAATGGGTACCTGCAACCTCCCACCAGTTTATATCACAGGATAACTCTGTCACCGAGGCTTAGGCTGGTGTTTCTTTACCTCTGCTTAAAGTGGAATATTCACTTTTTAGCAAGAAACATCTAGAATCTTGAGTTAACCATGTAAATTCCACCACAACCCTAAATTGTGATACTAAAAGCATAGATAAAATGCGATACTAAAA
This DNA window, taken from Nicotiana tabacum cultivar K326 chromosome 15, ASM71507v2, whole genome shotgun sequence, encodes the following:
- the LOC107769005 gene encoding AUGMIN subunit 2-like, translating into MEKKIETLQRITIILKDVIQNKDRIIARLQQPYSLDCIPVEAEYQRQFSELLMRAASDYGALTASVADFQWSQNFKEPPTDWGVCTYCFQFFYYLYLHML